Sequence from the Verrucomicrobiia bacterium genome:
TGGAGGACGATGAGCCCCAGCAGTGCCACGGTCAGCTCCGCGAGGGCGACCCGGCGCCACGCACTGGCGGTTCGGGCCGGACGCGCGGCAGCCAAGGCGCTTCCGAGGGCCAGCCCGATGCAAAAGGCACCGACCACCCGCGAAAACGTTTCGGCACTCGCGCCGAGCACATCCACCAGCCGACGGGTCCAGATCACCTGGTGGGCCAGTCCCGCCGCACCGCTGAACAGCAGCAGGACCAGGGCGGGAACGGAGGCATCCAGGCGGGAATTTCGGAAGCCGGTCACGCTTGGGGCTCAGAGGGGATCGCGACGCAGGCGGTAGAACCGAAGATCCGTAACCGGAGATGCCTGGAGGCGGTGCAGACGGTTGTCACCCGTGACGGGCTCCCCGACGGGTGTCCACAGGGCTCCGGCGCCCAGCTCGGGACTGGCCTCCAGCACGTATTGGTGATCGTTGACCGCGGCGAAGGTGACTTCGGGACCCGATGGGAGGTCGGCGACCGAAGCGATGGTGATGCCGGCCTGAAAGAACAGGGCGTACCTCGGGGAGGGCGGATGCAGCGGGCCGCCGCCCGGCCCGTTCGCGGAGGTATCCACGAAGCGGAATCCGATCCGGTACAGCCCCGGGAGGGAGCCACTGAACACCCGGCCGTGGATGTGCCCGTAGGGATCGGCGCCGGGCGCGCCGTCGTTCTCACTGACGGGAAATCGCGAAGTTCCATCGGTCGTCCCAACGGGCAGATCAAACGTCAACTCCGTCGCCATCGCCGCGTCGCCGGGCGTCTCCCAGAACCCGAAGCGTCCACCTGCCGGTCCATCAATGGTCTCAATGACCGCCTCGATGCGTGCGCCCAACACCGGGTGGAAGGGTGCGGGTCCACCAAAGTCGGGTGTGGCGGCCTGGCAAACAAACGCGAGCTCGGCGTGATGCCATCCGGCATACGGGCCGGCAATGGACTCCGTCAGCGGCACGACATATCCGGACTCGGCGGCGAAATTGGCCGCGTTGACGAACAGCAGCGCCGCCCCGGCTTCCGAAGTGAGGGCCCCGGCGGCAAGGTGCTCATGGGCCGGGGCACGGAGTCCCGGGAGCGCGGCAAGAACCCACGCGGCGGCAGACCAGCGGGGGCAAGGATTTCGGAATCGCATCATGGGCTCGAACGTTTCAACATTGGGTGCGGGGCCAAGGGGTCCGATCCAAGCCCGCGATGGCGAAGGTAGGCGCCCGATCCATCGCGAGTTTCCGGTCCTCTTGCGTCCCCACACCCGTGGTCATGCCGCTGCGGGTTCACCTGCGGCGAATCGCCCAGCCCAGCGCGCCGATTCCGAGCAGTCCAAGGACACAGGCTCCCGGCTCCGGTACGGCGCTGAACTGGATCTGAAGCACGTCACTGGCGGTGTGGATGGGTCCGCCGCCGACGCCATTGGCCGAGGTGTCCACCAGTTGAAAGCCCACCGTGTAGTCGCCGGCCGTGGTCGCGGTAAAACGGCGCCCGTGGAGGTGTCCGAACGGATCCCCGCCCGGAATCCCGGCGCCGGTGGAGGCGTCGCTGATGACGATGAGGTCCGGTGCGCCGCCCGCCGTGTAGCCGGACGCGTAACGGAATGTGGGCGCCGTGGCTCCCGCCTCCCAGAAGGCAAAGGTGCCGCCGGCGGGTCCCTCAACGGAGACGATGCTGTACTGGAGGAACGCCCCGGGGGCGGCGCCGTTGGGATTGGCGACGTACGGGATGCCGTTGGCGTCGGTGCCCGAAAGGGAGTGGACCGCCGTCAGCGTGATGCCTCCCTCGTAGTGGCCCGCGTAGGTTCCGGATCCCGCGAAGTTGAGGGCCTTCACGTAACCGGAGCCTGCCGCAAAATCGGCGCCGTTGAGGAAGCTCAGGGCATCACCCTGGTTCTGTCCGACGGCGCCGCTGTTCAGATGCCCGTGTTGGGCGTGGAGGGGTGCGGCGAGTGCCAGGGCCATCAGGCCGGTCGCCAGCATCCCTTGATGGGTATGTTTCATTTGTGGTGTGTGGTCTCCGGGCCATCCCGGTTTCTCAGGGGTTGGGGGTGTTGTCGTCGAGGC
This genomic interval carries:
- a CDS encoding PEP-CTERM sorting domain-containing protein, producing the protein MKHTHQGMLATGLMALALAAPLHAQHGHLNSGAVGQNQGDALSFLNGADFAAGSGYVKALNFAGSGTYAGHYEGGITLTAVHSLSGTDANGIPYVANPNGAAPGAFLQYSIVSVEGPAGGTFAFWEAGATAPTFRYASGYTAGGAPDLIVISDASTGAGIPGGDPFGHLHGRRFTATTAGDYTVGFQLVDTSANGVGGGPIHTASDVLQIQFSAVPEPGACVLGLLGIGALGWAIRRR